AAAAGGCGAAGGAAGAAATAATTGAAACAGCTCGCGGTATTTTCGCAAAGTTTGGTTTTAGAAAGACAAGTATGGATGAAATAGCCAAAGCCGTCAGGAAGGCAAAGAGTTCGCTTTATTATTATTTTCAAAGCAAGGAGGAAGTTTTTCAAGCTGTTATTGAGCGAGAGGCGAATGTTTTGAGGGAGAAGATTTCAAAAGCGCTTGCACAAGTGCACGACCCTCAAGAAAAGCTCAGGGTTTATATCATCACGAGGATGAAAGCTTTAAAACAACTGGCAAACTTTTACAGCGCTTTGAGCGATGAGTATCTTGAAAATTTCAAGTTCATTGAAAAGTTTAGAGAAAGGTATGATGAGGAAGAATCTAACGCTATTGGCGAAATTTTGAGAGAGGGGATTGAAAAGAAAATTTTTAGAATCAAGGATATTGAGATGACAACGCTTGCG
This genomic interval from Candidatus Thermokryptus mobilis contains the following:
- a CDS encoding TetR/AcrR family transcriptional regulator — translated: MVDIEKAKEEIIETARGIFAKFGFRKTSMDEIAKAVRKAKSSLYYYFQSKEEVFQAVIEREANVLREKISKALAQVHDPQEKLRVYIITRMKALKQLANFYSALSDEYLENFKFIEKFRERYDEEESNAIGEILREGIEKKIFRIKDIEMTTLAILIALKGFETWIFKGNVRWSESDLDNLLDILFYGIVRK